The Niastella koreensis GR20-10 genome includes a window with the following:
- a CDS encoding CocE/NonD family hydrolase, translating into MRKLFLFITALFFLLSANAQNEQDSAWLRDNYTKKEVMIPMRDGVKLFTCLYIPKDATEKHPFIMGRTPYSCSPYGEDKFNRSLWISHRRYYARENYIFVFQDVRGRWASEGTFVDVRPFNPNKKTPQDIDEASDTYDTIDWLIKNVENNNGNVGVTGISYPGFYSTMAALSGHPALKAVSPQAPVTDWFQGDDFHHNGVFFVMDGWAFYSSGFGYPRPTPTKVAPRQNINIPDNDNYESYLRIGALKNFMTLTGDSLTFWKDLYAHPNYDDWWKARNVRNFANNVPNGTATMIVGGLFDAEDCFGAWRTYEAIEKKAKNTNRLVMGPWFHGQWASLDGTHLGNVRFGANTSTWYQNNVEIPFFNYYLKGKGDISKLAEATIFFSGANEWKQFETWPPANKKDERIYLQADGKLGWEKPAAKNSFSEYVSDPAHPVPYTEDIHFTRTRDYMTDDQRFASRRTDVLSFQTDVLSNDLTLAGTVVADLLTSISTTDADFVVKVIDVFPDDFKYPGTEMTQSRDAGRMVPMGGYQMLVRGEIMRGRFRKSFSAPEAFKPNKVEEVKFELPDVAHTFKKGHRLMIQIQSSWFPLADRNPQKFVNIYECNDSDFQKASIKIYHDGTNSSNIVLPVLK; encoded by the coding sequence ATGAGAAAATTATTTCTTTTCATTACTGCCTTATTCTTTTTACTTTCTGCGAACGCGCAAAACGAACAGGATTCTGCCTGGTTGCGCGATAACTATACCAAGAAAGAAGTGATGATCCCCATGCGGGATGGCGTTAAATTATTTACCTGCCTTTACATTCCAAAAGATGCTACAGAAAAGCATCCGTTTATAATGGGCCGTACACCGTACTCCTGTAGTCCTTACGGCGAAGATAAATTCAATCGCAGCCTCTGGATCAGCCACAGACGCTATTACGCAAGAGAGAATTACATCTTCGTTTTCCAGGATGTGCGCGGCCGCTGGGCAAGCGAGGGTACATTCGTTGATGTGCGTCCTTTTAACCCCAATAAAAAAACACCGCAGGATATCGATGAAGCCAGCGATACCTATGATACCATCGACTGGCTGATAAAAAATGTTGAAAACAACAATGGCAATGTAGGTGTGACCGGTATTTCCTATCCTGGTTTTTATTCCACCATGGCTGCATTGAGCGGCCATCCGGCATTGAAGGCGGTAAGCCCGCAGGCGCCGGTTACCGATTGGTTTCAGGGAGATGACTTCCATCACAATGGTGTATTTTTCGTGATGGATGGCTGGGCATTTTACAGCAGTGGTTTTGGTTATCCACGCCCCACCCCTACCAAAGTAGCGCCCCGGCAAAACATCAATATCCCGGATAACGACAACTATGAATCATACCTGCGTATCGGCGCTTTAAAGAATTTTATGACGCTCACCGGCGATAGCCTTACTTTCTGGAAAGACCTGTATGCGCATCCCAATTACGATGATTGGTGGAAGGCCCGCAACGTGCGGAATTTTGCCAACAATGTACCTAATGGTACCGCTACCATGATCGTTGGTGGTTTGTTTGATGCGGAGGATTGTTTTGGCGCGTGGAGAACCTATGAAGCTATTGAGAAAAAAGCCAAAAACACCAACCGGTTGGTGATGGGCCCCTGGTTTCATGGCCAATGGGCATCACTCGATGGCACGCATTTAGGCAATGTTCGTTTTGGGGCTAATACCAGTACCTGGTACCAGAACAATGTAGAGATCCCCTTCTTTAATTATTACCTGAAAGGCAAAGGCGATATTTCAAAACTGGCAGAGGCAACCATCTTCTTCAGTGGCGCCAATGAATGGAAACAATTCGAGACTTGGCCTCCTGCCAATAAAAAAGATGAACGTATTTACCTGCAGGCCGATGGCAAACTGGGTTGGGAAAAACCAGCTGCTAAAAACAGTTTCTCCGAATATGTGAGCGACCCTGCCCATCCGGTACCTTATACAGAAGACATTCATTTCACCCGCACCCGCGATTACATGACCGATGACCAGCGTTTTGCCAGCCGTCGTACAGATGTACTGAGCTTTCAAACAGACGTTCTGAGTAACGACCTTACCCTGGCTGGCACAGTAGTGGCTGATCTGCTCACCAGCATTTCAACTACCGATGCCGACTTTGTAGTAAAAGTAATTGATGTCTTCCCTGATGATTTTAAATATCCCGGCACAGAAATGACTCAAAGCCGCGATGCCGGCCGTATGGTTCCCATGGGTGGTTACCAGATGCTGGTGCGTGGCGAGATCATGCGTGGCCGTTTTCGCAAAAGCTTTTCTGCGCCCGAAGCATTTAAACCCAATAAAGTGGAAGAAGTAAAATTTGAATTACCTGATGTAGCTCATACTTTTAAAAAAGGTCATCGCCTGATGATCCAGATCCAAAGCAGCTGGTTTCCGCTGGCTGACCGCAACCCGCAAAAATTTGTAAATATTTACGAATGCAATGACAGTGATTTTCAGAAGGCTTCTATAAAGATCTATCATGATGGAACAAACAGTAGTAATATAGTATTGCCTGTGTTGAAATAA
- a CDS encoding beta-N-acetylhexosaminidase, with protein MKKVWFIATMVLSMHLHAQVNIIPQPVELKMPETAGSFTITAKTPIILEGSGLENSAQFLNDYLKQVYGFTLPITKKAGKVPGIVLNYDKIEYPIAGAYNMEVNAKGVYIGGDNENGTFYGVQTLLQLLPTEKTTSFAVPYLSIKDYPRFQYRGLHLDVSRHFFPIPFVKRYIDYIALHKMNYFHWHLTDDQGWRIEIKKYPNLTKAGAWRNGTIIGHHPGTGNDSIHYGGFYTQKEVKEIVAYAAKRYITVLPEIEMPGHASAALTAYPYLGCTGGPYQVQQTWGVFNDVFCAGNDSVFTFLQNVLDEVLPLFPAKYVHIGGDECPKESWKKCPKCQKRIADNHLKDEHELQSYFVQRMEKYINSKGKTMIGWDEILEGGLAPNAVVMSWRGEQGGIDAAKQNHDVIMTPGGYCYLDHAQAKNEDSLTIGGYLPVKQTYSYEPIPKDFTDEQAKHILGAQGNLWTEYVPNTKKVEYMIFPRVSALSEVLWSPAAKRNWSDFETRLQTQFKRYTLWGTNYNKTLE; from the coding sequence ATGAAAAAAGTTTGGTTCATTGCCACTATGGTCCTGTCCATGCACCTGCATGCCCAGGTAAATATTATTCCCCAACCCGTTGAATTGAAAATGCCTGAAACCGCAGGCTCGTTTACCATTACGGCTAAAACGCCTATTATCCTGGAAGGTTCAGGTCTTGAGAATTCAGCTCAGTTTTTAAATGATTATCTGAAACAGGTGTATGGCTTCACCTTACCCATTACCAAAAAAGCAGGCAAAGTACCAGGCATTGTTTTGAATTACGACAAGATAGAATACCCTATTGCCGGCGCTTATAATATGGAAGTAAACGCCAAAGGCGTATATATTGGCGGCGATAATGAAAACGGTACGTTTTATGGCGTACAAACCCTGCTGCAGTTATTGCCAACTGAAAAAACTACTTCCTTCGCAGTACCATATCTCAGCATAAAAGATTATCCCCGCTTTCAATACCGTGGTTTGCACCTGGATGTAAGCCGTCACTTCTTCCCCATTCCTTTTGTAAAACGTTATATTGATTATATCGCCCTGCATAAAATGAATTACTTCCACTGGCATTTAACTGATGACCAGGGCTGGCGCATTGAAATAAAAAAATATCCCAACTTAACTAAAGCCGGCGCCTGGCGCAATGGCACTATCATAGGACATCACCCCGGCACCGGTAACGACAGCATTCATTATGGCGGTTTCTATACCCAAAAAGAAGTAAAGGAGATAGTAGCTTATGCTGCCAAACGCTATATCACCGTGCTGCCTGAAATTGAAATGCCCGGTCACGCATCTGCAGCATTAACTGCTTATCCGTATTTAGGTTGCACCGGCGGCCCCTACCAGGTTCAACAAACCTGGGGCGTGTTCAACGATGTATTCTGCGCCGGTAACGACAGTGTGTTCACGTTTTTACAGAATGTGCTGGATGAAGTGCTTCCTTTATTCCCCGCCAAATATGTACACATTGGCGGCGATGAATGCCCCAAGGAAAGCTGGAAGAAATGCCCCAAATGCCAGAAGAGAATTGCCGACAATCATTTGAAAGACGAGCATGAACTGCAAAGCTATTTTGTACAACGCATGGAAAAATACATCAACAGCAAAGGTAAAACCATGATAGGCTGGGATGAGATCCTGGAAGGCGGTCTGGCCCCCAATGCCGTTGTAATGAGCTGGCGTGGTGAACAGGGCGGCATCGATGCTGCCAAACAAAACCACGATGTTATTATGACGCCCGGTGGTTATTGCTACCTCGATCATGCCCAGGCAAAAAATGAAGATTCATTAACTATTGGCGGCTATTTGCCTGTTAAACAAACCTACAGTTACGAACCAATTCCAAAAGATTTCACCGATGAACAGGCCAAACACATACTGGGTGCGCAGGGTAACTTATGGACAGAATACGTACCTAATACCAAAAAGGTAGAATACATGATCTTCCCCCGCGTAAGCGCCCTGAGTGAAGTACTGTGGAGCCCTGCCGCCAAACGCAACTGGAGTGATTTTGAAACCCGTTTGCAAACGCAATTCAAACGGTACACTTTATGGGGAACCAATTATAACAAAACGCTTGAATAA